Proteins from a single region of Streptomyces sp. Tu 3180:
- a CDS encoding DUF2252 domain-containing protein translates to MAVPGSFSASSSPAERAAYGRNARSRAPRSSHGRFEAARGRPDPVDVIERQSATRLPELVPVRYGRMLESPFRFYRGAAAVMAADLGPAPDTGLTVQLCGDAHLLNFRLLASPERRLVFDINDFDETLPGPFEWDLKRLAASFAVAGRENGFTAGEQNGAVRSCAEAYRRRMREFAGMRTLDVWYAQDDADRMRELMASSMDRGARRRTAEATARARTRTHLQAFAKLTRVTAGGRRITPDPPLVTPLRDLLDDPSAEEKGLRGVLDGYTRSLSSERRHLLRYYQLADVARKVVGVGSVGTRCWIVLLLGRDDDDPLLLQAKEAQESVLAPHTGGERHDNQGRRVVAGQRLIQTTSDILLGWTHAVGLDGRPRDFYVRQLRDWKGIARPETMDPGLLRLFARLCGASLARAHARSGDPVAIAAYLGRSDRFDRALAGFAQDYADRNERDFEALGAAVRSGRVRAWSP, encoded by the coding sequence ATGGCCGTACCGGGTTCGTTCAGTGCCTCTTCGTCCCCGGCCGAGCGGGCCGCGTACGGCAGGAACGCGCGGAGCCGTGCCCCGCGTTCGTCCCACGGCCGGTTCGAGGCGGCACGGGGCCGGCCCGACCCCGTCGACGTGATCGAGCGGCAATCGGCGACCCGGCTGCCCGAGTTGGTACCGGTCCGCTACGGCCGCATGCTCGAATCCCCCTTCCGGTTCTACCGGGGAGCGGCGGCGGTCATGGCGGCGGACCTCGGACCGGCCCCGGACACCGGTCTGACCGTGCAGCTCTGCGGAGACGCCCATCTGCTCAACTTCCGGCTGCTGGCCTCCCCGGAGCGCCGTCTGGTGTTCGACATCAACGACTTCGACGAGACCCTCCCCGGCCCCTTCGAGTGGGACCTCAAGCGGCTGGCGGCCAGTTTCGCCGTCGCCGGCCGGGAGAACGGCTTCACGGCCGGGGAGCAGAACGGCGCGGTGCGCAGCTGTGCGGAGGCGTACCGCCGCCGCATGCGGGAGTTCGCCGGGATGCGCACCCTCGACGTCTGGTACGCGCAGGACGACGCCGACCGGATGCGGGAACTCATGGCCTCCTCCATGGACCGCGGGGCCCGGCGCCGTACCGCCGAGGCGACGGCGCGCGCCCGGACCCGCACCCACCTCCAGGCCTTCGCCAAGCTCACCCGCGTCACGGCCGGCGGGCGGCGCATCACCCCGGACCCGCCGCTGGTCACCCCGCTGCGTGACCTCCTGGACGACCCCTCGGCCGAGGAGAAGGGCCTGCGCGGGGTCCTGGACGGCTACACGCGCTCCCTGTCGTCGGAGCGCCGGCACCTGCTGCGGTACTACCAGCTGGCCGACGTGGCGCGGAAGGTGGTGGGCGTCGGCAGTGTCGGCACGCGCTGCTGGATCGTGCTCCTGCTCGGCAGGGACGACGACGATCCCCTGCTGCTGCAGGCCAAGGAGGCGCAGGAGTCGGTGCTCGCCCCCCACACGGGCGGCGAACGCCACGACAACCAGGGCCGCCGCGTGGTGGCGGGGCAGCGGCTGATCCAGACGACCAGCGACATCCTGCTCGGCTGGACGCACGCCGTGGGACTCGACGGACGCCCCCGGGACTTCTACGTACGGCAGCTGCGCGACTGGAAGGGCATCGCCCGCCCGGAGACCATGGACCCCGGTCTGCTGCGGCTGTTCGCGCGGCTGTGCGGGGCGAGCCTGGCGCGGGCCCACGCCCGCTCCGGCGATCCCGTCGCCATCGCCGCCTACCTGGGCCGCAGCGACCGCTTCGACCGGGCGCTCGCCGGCTTCGCCCAGGACTACGCGGACCGCAACGAGCGGGACTTCGAGGCGCTGGGCGCCGCCGTCCGGTCCGGCAGGGTGCGGGCCTGGAGCCCGTGA